A window of Cyclopterus lumpus isolate fCycLum1 chromosome 14, fCycLum1.pri, whole genome shotgun sequence contains these coding sequences:
- the skp1 gene encoding S-phase kinase-associated protein 1, whose protein sequence is MPTIKLQSSDGEIFEVDVEIAKQSVTIKTMLEDLGMDDEGDDDPVPLPNVNAAILKKVIQWCTHHKDDPPPPEDDENKEKRTDDIPVWDQEFLKVDQGTLFELILAANYLDIKGLLDVTCKTVANMIKGKTPEEIRKTFNIKNDFTEEEEAQVRKENQWCEEK, encoded by the exons ATGCCCACGATAAAACTACAGAGCTCCGATGGAGAGATCTTCGAAGTGGATGTGGAGATAGCCAAACAGTCTGTCACCATTAAGACCATGttagaag ATTTGGGAATGGACGACGAAGGAGACGATGACCCAGTTCCCCTCCCGAATGTAAACGCCGCCATCCTCAAGAAG GTGATTCAGTGGTGCACTCATCACAAAGacgacccccctccccctgaggacgatgagaacaaggagaagaggacggaCGACATCCCTGTCTGGGAccaggagttcctcaaagtggaCCAGGGCACCTTGTTTGAGCTCATCCTG gcCGCCAACTACTTGGACATCAAAGGTCTGTTAGATGTCACCTGCAAGACGGTGGCCAACATGATTAAAGGCAAAACCCCGGAGGAGATCCGGAAGACTTTCAACATCAAGAATGATttcacagaggaggaagaagcccag gtaCGCAAAGAGAACCAGTGGTGTGAAGAGAAGTGA